In Leptodactylus fuscus isolate aLepFus1 chromosome 2, aLepFus1.hap2, whole genome shotgun sequence, one genomic interval encodes:
- the LOC142195687 gene encoding transmembrane protein 198 yields MAFDSSPFVLPGVSQHFNIQTVDTGQEDPYEHLCNLESGRHYDVVPTVVCSLCCLFGLVYIFFGYRCFKAIMFLSGLLAGSAVIFLLCYKERILETQLSLELSAGIALGIGLLCGLVTMLVHSVGLFMTGLILGLLLAIACLVGLEQFYHPPTAWIPIGVMMGSAMLFAVLTLQWQKLFTVISTATFGAAILTVCSDYFIEMMLLVQYIYDRLRLEVSHPLCWFSWVVIGIWPVLSILGIVVQWKLTAEGFSHTDVIISRRQKRLQLLRIRQKEAKKRQSVTAQEGTYRRKANPMKRYTGDILAPSYLQSLRERQTGTGTSMSSLNTNTQTIVDMDYECGSTVPLTATTPVIRV; encoded by the exons ATGGCATTTGATTCGTCGCCTTTTGTTCTGCCTGGTGTTTCACAGCACTTCAATATTCAGACTGTTGACACTGGCCAAGAAGATCCTTATGAGCACTTGTGTAACCTGGAAAGTGGACGGCATTATGATGTGGTTCCAACTGTGGTGTGTTCTTTGTGCTGCCTCTTTGgacttgtatatatattttttg GTTACAGGTGCTTCAAAGCCATAATGTTTCTGTCCGGTCTGCTGGCTGGTTCAGCGGTCATTTTTTTACTGTGTTACAAGGAACGCATTCTGGAAACTCAGCTGAGCCTGGAGCTAAGTGCGGGCATTGCCTTGGGCATTGGCCTACTTTGTGGACTAGTGACTATGCTTGTGCACAGTGTGGGCCTTTTTATGACTGGCCTGATACTTGGACTTCTGCTGGCCATTGCTTGCCTTGTAGGCTTGGAGCAGTTCTACCATCCACCCACAGCCTGGATTCCTATAGGAGTGATGATGGGTTCTGCTATGCTCTTTGCTGTATTGACTCTACAGTGGCAAAAGCTTTTCACTGTGATCTCCACGGCCACTTTTGGAGCTGCTATATTGACTGTGTGCTCAGACTATTTCATTGAaatgatgctgctggtgcagtATATCTATGACCGACTACGCCTCGAAGTGTCACATCCCCTCTGCTGGTTCAGTTGGGTGGTTATTGGCATTTGGCCAGTGTTAAGCATTCTGGGAATTGTAGTCCAGTGGAAACTGACGGCTGAAGGCTTCTCACATACTGATG TGATCATAAGCAGACGCCAGAAGCGCCTCCAGCTTTTGAGGATCCGCCAGAAAGAGGCCAAAAAACGTCAGAGTGTGACTGCTCAAGAAGGGACTTATCGGCGTAAGGCCAACCCTATGAAAAGATACACTGGGGACATCCTTGCACCG AGTTACTTGCAGAGCTTAAGAGAGCGTCAGACTGGCACGGGCACATCCATGAGCAGCCTAAACACCAACACACAGACTATTGTGGACATGGACTATGAATGTGGCTCCACTGTGCCCCTTACTGCCACTACTCCTGTGATTCGTGTCTGA